One window of Streptomyces sp. SUK 48 genomic DNA carries:
- a CDS encoding TauD/TfdA family dioxygenase: MPFSSLAAPLEVELRPHRPALLRVDSPGDAPNWAGEHREALRALVTEHGALLVRGLGLRDADQVGAVFARIAGELMPEREAFAPRDVLAPGLYSSTPWPANQPMCMHHELSYTLDVPSLMLFACLTAAAEGGATAVADAAEVLDALPASLTERFEREGWLLTRSYNDEIGASLAESFGTEDREEIERYCRANAIECTWRPDGSLHTEQRRSAIVRHPVTGRRCWFNQIAFLNEWTLSPEVREYLLDMYGEDGLPFNTRYGDGAPIGEEVVELLNSTYEAHTRREPWQAGDLLLVDNVSTAHSREPFGGERQVLVGMAEPRRLADARPDPEASER; the protein is encoded by the coding sequence ATGCCGTTCTCATCCCTGGCAGCGCCGCTCGAGGTGGAGCTGCGGCCGCACAGACCGGCGCTGCTGCGCGTCGACTCCCCGGGCGACGCCCCGAACTGGGCGGGCGAGCACCGCGAGGCGCTGCGCGCGCTGGTGACCGAGCACGGGGCGCTGCTCGTCCGCGGTCTGGGCCTGCGGGACGCGGACCAGGTCGGTGCCGTCTTCGCCCGGATCGCCGGTGAACTGATGCCGGAGCGCGAGGCGTTCGCACCGCGCGACGTCCTCGCCCCCGGGCTGTACTCCTCCACTCCGTGGCCGGCCAACCAGCCGATGTGCATGCACCATGAGCTGAGTTACACCCTGGACGTGCCCTCCCTGATGCTGTTCGCGTGCCTGACCGCGGCCGCGGAGGGCGGGGCGACGGCGGTGGCCGACGCCGCCGAGGTGCTCGACGCGCTGCCCGCCTCGCTGACCGAGCGGTTCGAGCGCGAGGGCTGGCTGCTGACCCGCAGCTACAACGACGAGATCGGGGCCTCGCTGGCCGAGTCGTTCGGCACCGAGGACCGCGAGGAGATCGAGCGCTACTGCCGGGCGAACGCCATCGAGTGCACCTGGCGGCCGGACGGCTCGCTCCACACGGAGCAGCGGCGTAGCGCGATCGTGCGGCATCCGGTCACCGGCCGGCGCTGCTGGTTCAACCAGATCGCGTTCCTCAACGAGTGGACGCTGTCCCCGGAGGTGCGCGAGTACCTTCTGGACATGTACGGCGAGGACGGACTGCCGTTCAACACCCGTTACGGGGACGGCGCTCCGATCGGCGAGGAGGTGGTCGAACTGCTCAACTCCACCTATGAGGCACACACCCGGCGCGAGCCCTGGCAGGCCGGGGATCTGCTGCTCGTGGACAACGTCTCCACCGCGCACAGCCGGGAGCCGTTCGGCGGCGAGCGGCAGGTGCTGGTGGGCATGGCGGAGCCGCGCCGGCTCGCCGACGCCCGCCCGGACCCGGAGGCGAGCGAGCGATGA
- a CDS encoding non-ribosomal peptide synthetase produces MGTRVEADREFWQRVLTAGGVTSVPRWVREPAAGSAEHETPVPDEVARAVRELVGHEGVPVSALLLAAHAKVLATLSGEPEVVTGYTTGVRGEPLPCRLTVRPGSWRELAAAAEHAEAEVLAHREFPVEKLRRELGLAEPPYEVVFGPIGADENHAEDGVLHVRWSERGGRLLLRLGYRKDVLDAAAAARIGGYHLTALGLLAADLDAEHGARSLLSDDEVREQLEGLAGPHRPLPEARAHELFEQRVRTRPDAVAVVQGGREWTYDELNRRANRLARALVERGIGREDVVAVVMERDLDWPAATLAVLKAGAVYLPVEPHFPAGRIAATLSRAGCRLALTESGSTATLDEALASVAGAERLLVEEAYAEPHAEDDLRLRVDADQLAYIYFTSGSTGEPKGAMCEHAGLLNHLFAKIDDLGIGEGSVVAQTAPQCFDISLWQLVSALMVGGRTLLIGQDEITDVERFVGTLVDGRVAVAQLVPSYLEVVVSYLEQRPCELPDLRCVSVTGEALKRELTQRWFAIAPDIRLLNAYGLTETSDDTNHEVLDRVPERVLLGRAVNNVRVYVVDERLSLVPLGAPGLIAFSGVCVGRGYVNDPERTREAYRTDPYRPGERLYLGGDWGRWHPDGKLEFLGRRDNQVKIRGFRIEIGEIENALLRAPGVRDAAVVVTERGGGGKHLIAFCAGTPRPVEELREALGAVLPAYMVPSAFHWQEALPLTANGKIDRKALTALAARATPAAEESSARDVPLGPAERRLAAAWAQVLGVPAGQVRRSDQFFDSGGTSLTAVKLSIALERAVSLKDITRHPVLADLAALLDGATRQHGELLQPLAEGGGAAEGALVCFPYAGGNAVNFQPMASALADSGLTVLAVDLPGHDLAAHQEPFVSIAQVAEQVAAEIAARGLTRVMLWGHSSGAAPAIETARRLAERGVRVTRVFIGAQLLGTADERGAAVAELTGLGDAEIAARLTADSGYTELAELNEAHAEHIGAAYRHDCVAAHRYLRAALQSSPPPKLAAPLTVVVAADDPHTAGATERHRDWLLLAGQVELHELTDGGHYFPRTRPAEAARAVLRAAVPLATS; encoded by the coding sequence ATGGGAACGCGCGTGGAAGCGGACCGGGAGTTCTGGCAGCGGGTGCTGACCGCCGGCGGCGTCACCTCGGTGCCGCGCTGGGTGCGGGAGCCGGCCGCCGGGTCGGCCGAGCACGAGACGCCGGTGCCGGACGAGGTGGCGCGGGCGGTGCGCGAGCTGGTCGGGCACGAGGGAGTGCCGGTGAGCGCGCTGCTGCTCGCGGCGCACGCCAAGGTGCTGGCCACCCTGTCCGGCGAGCCGGAGGTGGTCACCGGCTACACCACCGGGGTGCGCGGCGAACCGCTGCCCTGCCGGCTGACCGTACGGCCCGGCTCCTGGCGCGAGCTGGCGGCGGCGGCCGAGCACGCCGAGGCGGAGGTGCTGGCGCACCGGGAGTTCCCGGTGGAGAAGCTGCGCCGCGAACTCGGGCTGGCCGAGCCGCCGTACGAGGTGGTCTTCGGGCCCATCGGCGCCGACGAGAACCACGCCGAGGACGGTGTCCTGCATGTGCGCTGGTCGGAGCGGGGCGGCCGGCTGCTGCTGCGCCTCGGGTACCGCAAGGACGTCCTGGACGCCGCCGCGGCGGCCCGGATCGGCGGCTACCACCTGACCGCCCTCGGACTGCTGGCCGCGGACCTCGACGCCGAGCACGGCGCGCGGAGCCTGCTGTCGGACGACGAGGTGCGCGAGCAGCTGGAGGGGCTGGCCGGTCCGCACCGGCCGCTGCCCGAGGCGCGGGCGCACGAGCTGTTCGAGCAGCGGGTGCGGACGCGTCCGGACGCGGTGGCGGTCGTACAGGGCGGGCGGGAGTGGACGTACGACGAGCTGAACCGGCGGGCCAACCGGCTGGCGCGGGCGCTCGTCGAGCGGGGCATCGGCCGGGAGGACGTGGTCGCGGTCGTCATGGAGCGCGACCTCGACTGGCCGGCCGCGACGCTCGCGGTACTCAAGGCGGGCGCCGTCTATCTGCCGGTCGAGCCGCACTTCCCGGCCGGGCGGATCGCGGCGACGCTGTCACGGGCCGGCTGCCGGCTGGCGCTGACCGAGTCCGGCAGCACCGCCACCCTGGACGAGGCGCTGGCCTCGGTGGCGGGGGCGGAGCGGCTGCTGGTCGAGGAGGCGTACGCGGAGCCGCACGCCGAGGACGACCTCCGGCTGCGGGTGGACGCGGACCAGTTGGCGTACATCTACTTCACCTCCGGCTCCACCGGTGAGCCGAAGGGGGCGATGTGCGAGCACGCGGGGCTGCTCAACCACCTCTTCGCCAAGATCGACGATCTGGGTATCGGCGAGGGCTCGGTGGTGGCGCAGACGGCGCCGCAGTGCTTCGACATCTCGCTGTGGCAGCTGGTGTCCGCGCTCATGGTCGGCGGGCGCACCCTGCTGATCGGGCAGGACGAGATCACGGACGTGGAGCGCTTCGTCGGCACGCTGGTGGACGGGCGGGTCGCGGTCGCGCAGCTGGTGCCCTCCTATCTGGAGGTCGTGGTCTCCTACTTGGAGCAGCGGCCGTGCGAACTCCCCGATCTGCGCTGTGTGTCGGTGACCGGCGAGGCCCTCAAGCGGGAGCTGACGCAGCGCTGGTTCGCCATCGCACCGGACATCAGGCTGCTCAACGCCTACGGCCTCACGGAGACGTCGGACGACACCAACCACGAGGTCCTGGACCGGGTGCCGGAGCGGGTGCTGCTGGGGCGCGCGGTGAACAACGTCCGCGTCTACGTGGTGGACGAGCGGCTGTCGCTGGTGCCGCTGGGTGCGCCCGGCCTGATCGCGTTCTCCGGTGTCTGTGTGGGCCGGGGGTACGTCAACGATCCGGAGCGCACCCGGGAGGCGTACCGCACGGACCCGTACCGGCCCGGTGAGCGGCTGTACCTGGGCGGTGACTGGGGTCGCTGGCACCCGGACGGCAAGCTGGAGTTCCTGGGCCGCCGGGACAACCAGGTGAAGATCCGAGGGTTCCGCATCGAGATCGGCGAGATCGAGAACGCGCTGCTGCGGGCGCCCGGGGTGCGGGACGCGGCCGTGGTGGTCACCGAGCGGGGCGGCGGCGGCAAGCATCTGATCGCCTTCTGCGCGGGCACGCCCCGGCCGGTCGAGGAGCTGCGCGAGGCGCTCGGCGCGGTGCTGCCCGCCTATATGGTCCCCTCGGCCTTCCACTGGCAGGAGGCGCTGCCGCTGACCGCCAACGGGAAGATCGACCGCAAGGCGCTCACCGCGCTGGCGGCCCGGGCGACGCCGGCCGCCGAGGAGAGCTCGGCGCGGGACGTCCCGCTCGGTCCGGCCGAACGGCGGCTCGCCGCGGCCTGGGCCCAGGTGCTGGGTGTGCCGGCCGGACAGGTGCGCCGCTCGGACCAGTTCTTCGACTCCGGCGGCACCTCGCTGACCGCGGTCAAGCTCAGCATCGCGCTGGAGCGCGCGGTGTCCCTGAAGGACATCACCCGGCACCCGGTCCTCGCCGATCTGGCCGCGCTGCTGGACGGCGCGACCCGGCAGCACGGGGAGCTGCTCCAGCCGCTCGCGGAAGGAGGCGGCGCGGCCGAGGGCGCGCTGGTCTGCTTCCCGTACGCGGGCGGCAACGCGGTCAACTTCCAGCCGATGGCGAGCGCGCTGGCGGACAGCGGGCTCACGGTCCTCGCGGTGGATCTGCCCGGGCACGATCTGGCCGCGCACCAGGAGCCGTTCGTCTCCATCGCGCAGGTGGCCGAGCAGGTCGCCGCGGAGATCGCCGCGCGCGGGCTGACCCGGGTGATGCTGTGGGGCCACTCCTCGGGGGCGGCGCCCGCCATCGAGACGGCCCGCCGGCTCGCCGAGCGCGGGGTGCGGGTCACCCGGGTGTTCATCGGGGCCCAGCTGCTCGGCACCGCCGACGAACGAGGCGCGGCCGTCGCGGAGTTGACCGGGCTCGGTGACGCCGAGATCGCGGCGCGGCTCACCGCGGACAGCGGCTACACCGAGCTCGCGGAGCTGAACGAGGCGCACGCCGAGCACATCGGCGCCGCCTACCGGCACGACTGCGTGGCCGCGCACCGCTATCTGCGCGCGGCCCTCCAGTCCTCGCCGCCCCCCAAGCTGGCCGCGCCGCTCACGGTGGTCGTCGCGGCCGACGACCCGCACACCGCGGGCGCGACCGAACGCCACCGGGACTGGCTGCTGCTGGCCGGCCAGGTGGAGCTGCACGAACTCACCGACGGCGGCCACTACTTCCCCCGCACCCGGCCGGCCGAGGCGGCGCGGGCCGTGCTGCGGGCCGCCGTACCCCTGGCCACGTCCTGA
- a CDS encoding Pls/PosA family non-ribosomal peptide synthetase has protein sequence MVEQSSEIDISGPDAPALSVSGAGPDRTETESRLADVLAEVVGSERVPVDSHFFTDLGANSLVMAQFCARARKRPDLPSPSMRDIYRYPTIRDLAEGLAPAAPPPDQAATRTTAPAAPAPAAPPAPLPDTSRLTHFLCGAFQLLAFLASSFVSGLVTGTGYEWVADGNGIADIYVRSLLFGGTGFIALCVFPVIAKWLLVGRAKPADFPVWGLAYLRFWLVKVLLHANPMVFLAGTPLYVLYLRALGARIGKGVTILSHTLPVCPDLVTIGAGTVIRKDSFILGYRAHRGRIQTGRITLGEGVFIGEKTTLDIDTAMGDGAQLGHASALHRGQAVPAGERWHGSPAEPTGTDYLRVPPARCGTLRRAWFGLGTLLQLVFVYIPLAVGGMYILFTAVPAIGDRLDPDTDDLAPGQLLTDALLLSLALFLGFILVGLVVLYTLPRLLRLVVRPDRVYPLYGARYALHRVTARLTNVKFYAWLFGDSSFVVHYLRGLGYDLSHVEQTGSNFGTEVQHETPLLVSVGSGTMVADGLSVLNADYSSTSFRLSRVSIGPRNFLGNNIAYPVGGRTGENCLLATKVMIPLDGEIRQGVGLLGSPCFEIPRSVDRDARFDHLREGEELSTRLRAKNHYNLRSMAWWLLARWLHVFVLTLFALATVDLYGMAGHVVIGAYLALTLAFSTAYYIVLERCMTRFRGLRPQLCSIYDRDFWRIERLWKVPSQWLNIFNGTPFKTLVWRLMGVRVGRMVFDDGCYITDRTLAVIGDGCTLNAGSKIQCHSQEDGTFKSDYIRLGAGTTLGVSAHVHYGVTMGEGSVLVSDSFLMKGEEVPPGARWGGNPAVEMPAADGAPGAPAPTASTANATAATVS, from the coding sequence ATGGTGGAGCAGTCTTCCGAGATCGATATAAGCGGGCCGGACGCACCCGCCCTCTCCGTGAGCGGCGCCGGCCCGGACAGAACAGAGACCGAGAGCAGACTCGCGGACGTGCTGGCCGAAGTGGTGGGCAGTGAGCGGGTCCCGGTGGACAGCCACTTCTTCACCGACCTCGGCGCCAACTCCCTGGTCATGGCCCAGTTCTGCGCACGGGCCCGCAAGCGGCCCGATCTGCCGTCCCCCTCGATGCGGGACATCTACCGGTACCCCACCATCCGGGACCTGGCCGAGGGACTCGCCCCGGCCGCTCCCCCGCCGGACCAGGCCGCGACCCGTACGACGGCACCCGCGGCACCGGCACCCGCCGCGCCTCCCGCGCCCCTGCCGGACACCAGCCGGCTGACCCACTTCCTGTGCGGGGCCTTCCAGTTGCTGGCGTTCCTCGCCTCCTCGTTCGTCTCCGGTCTGGTCACCGGCACCGGCTACGAGTGGGTCGCCGACGGCAACGGGATCGCCGACATCTACGTACGGTCGCTGCTCTTCGGCGGCACCGGGTTCATCGCCCTGTGCGTCTTCCCGGTCATCGCCAAGTGGCTGCTGGTCGGCCGCGCCAAGCCGGCCGACTTCCCCGTCTGGGGCCTCGCGTACCTGCGCTTCTGGCTGGTGAAGGTGCTGCTGCACGCGAACCCGATGGTCTTCCTCGCCGGCACCCCGCTGTACGTGCTGTATCTGCGGGCCCTCGGCGCGCGGATCGGCAAGGGGGTCACGATCCTCTCGCACACCCTGCCGGTCTGCCCCGACCTGGTGACGATCGGTGCCGGGACGGTGATCCGCAAGGACTCTTTCATCCTCGGCTACCGGGCGCACCGGGGCCGCATCCAGACCGGCCGGATCACCCTGGGCGAGGGCGTGTTCATCGGGGAGAAGACCACCCTGGACATCGACACCGCGATGGGCGACGGCGCGCAGCTCGGACACGCCTCGGCGCTGCACCGCGGCCAGGCGGTCCCGGCCGGCGAGCGCTGGCACGGCTCGCCCGCCGAGCCGACGGGCACCGACTACCTGCGGGTGCCGCCCGCGCGGTGCGGCACCCTGCGCCGGGCCTGGTTCGGCCTGGGCACCCTGCTCCAACTGGTCTTCGTCTACATTCCGTTGGCCGTCGGCGGGATGTACATACTGTTCACCGCGGTACCGGCGATCGGCGATCGCCTCGACCCGGACACCGACGACCTGGCGCCGGGCCAGTTGCTCACCGACGCCCTGCTGCTCTCCCTCGCGCTGTTCCTCGGCTTCATCCTGGTGGGCCTCGTCGTCCTGTACACACTGCCCCGCCTGCTGCGGCTGGTCGTCCGGCCCGACCGGGTCTACCCGCTCTACGGCGCCCGCTACGCGCTGCACCGCGTGACGGCCCGGCTGACGAACGTCAAGTTCTACGCCTGGCTGTTCGGTGACAGCTCCTTCGTCGTGCACTATCTGCGCGGCCTCGGGTACGACCTGTCGCACGTCGAGCAGACCGGCTCGAACTTCGGCACCGAAGTGCAGCACGAGACACCGCTGTTGGTGTCGGTCGGCAGCGGCACCATGGTGGCCGACGGGCTCTCCGTCCTCAACGCCGACTATTCGAGCACGTCGTTCCGGCTGTCTCGGGTGTCGATCGGGCCGCGCAACTTCCTCGGCAACAACATCGCCTACCCGGTGGGCGGCCGGACGGGCGAGAACTGCCTGCTGGCGACCAAGGTGATGATCCCGCTGGACGGCGAGATCAGACAGGGTGTGGGCCTGCTCGGCTCGCCCTGCTTCGAGATCCCGCGCTCGGTCGACCGGGACGCCCGCTTCGATCATCTGCGCGAGGGCGAGGAACTGAGCACGCGGCTGCGGGCGAAGAACCACTACAACCTGCGCTCGATGGCCTGGTGGCTGCTCGCCCGCTGGCTGCACGTCTTCGTGCTCACCCTGTTCGCGCTGGCCACGGTGGATCTGTACGGCATGGCGGGCCATGTGGTGATAGGAGCCTATCTGGCGCTCACGCTCGCCTTCTCCACCGCGTACTACATCGTGCTGGAGCGCTGCATGACCAGGTTCCGCGGGCTGCGGCCCCAGTTGTGCTCCATCTACGACCGGGACTTCTGGCGGATCGAGCGCCTGTGGAAGGTGCCGTCGCAGTGGCTCAACATCTTCAACGGCACCCCGTTCAAGACCCTGGTCTGGCGGCTGATGGGGGTGCGCGTGGGCCGCATGGTGTTCGACGACGGCTGCTACATCACCGACCGCACCCTCGCGGTCATCGGCGACGGGTGCACCCTCAACGCGGGCAGCAAGATCCAGTGCCACTCGCAGGAGGACGGCACCTTCAAGTCGGACTACATCCGGCTCGGCGCCGGTACCACGCTGGGCGTCTCCGCCCATGTCCACTACGGCGTGACGATGGGCGAGGGCTCGGTGCTGGTCTCCGACTCCTTCCTCATGAAGGGCGAGGAGGTGCCCCCGGGCGCCCGCTGGGGCGGCAACCCCGCCGTGGAGATGCCGGCGGCCGACGGCGCGCCGGGTGCCCCCGCCCCGACCGCTTCTACTGCCAACGCCACTGCGGCGACCGTGAGTTGA